The region GTTAGGGCGTGTTTGGAGGAGGAGTCACGCCGCTGCTGTGGAGGTCTGAAGCAACGTTAAAAAGCAGAGGGCCAAACGTGCGCGCTCTCATGCACGTGGCAGCAGCAGGGTGAGGCcactcctccccatcctcccgGGGGGGTCCAACCCTTTCGGCCGCCCTCGCTGGAGCCACCGGGAACATAAATATGTATAGAGGGTCGTTCCACAGCTACAGCGATACCGTGTGATGCTCGCTGTCCTTTATAGGATTTTATAGTTTACATAACACAAGTAATGTAAAACCAGTTTTAAAGCAAATTCCTTTCAAACAgaattttgtaatattttacAAGGGAGTGGATCCCTCAGGTTTTTGGGGAGAGAACCTCTCACCTAATAACTGTCGCTCCTCTTTGGGTGAAACATGAGTAGAAAGCTGAAGCTCACGTGTTCGGCAGTGTTCTGGAAAATGACTGTTGCATAATTGAGTGACACCATGTTCCTGGTGACCCATGTTGCTCATCCACCACGCTGGCCTCCAGGCTGGAAGAGTCACACCCTAACCTACAGAACGCTTCCATTCGGCACAATCTACACTAAAAAGGGTGTTTTAGAGGAAACTACAACcatattcattaaaaacaaacaggacatAATTTGAGATGCTGAGATCACCCGTGTTCCCTTCCAGTGGGAGACGCACGCCCCCTACAGGCGGAGCCGGAAATAAGCACGTTCATTTATCACAAGAGCTCGTGAAGCGTAGGAGGAGGCACGCTGGGAGAGCACGAAGGTCTGGGAAGTCTGTTCATCTCCGCCATGACAACGTCTCCCAGGACTCCACACACTCGTTTCTCTAGGACGACGGTCACAACTAGGACTATGTAACGAGCTCGCACAGCaaacagaggaaagaaggagaCTTTTTAGGGGAATAAAGCAGAGAAACTGAAAAAGGAAGTTAGGAAGAGGCACCGAAAGCCCCCAGGCTGCTCATGGATCCGGCCACTTGTTCCTGCTGCCTTCACCGACGACGCCAGgctctccatctgtccatcccagcCCAACTCGTGTGTGGTCTTCATCTCTACGGTTATCGGCACGTTTCCGTCTGTAGTGGTCCTCGTACAGTGATCAGGGGGTCAGACCAGGGAGGTCCAGAGGACCTTCTCACTGCTCCTCTAACCAGGAGGGCTTGTCGGCCCCCGGGGGTCTCAGCTTGACGTTGAACTGCTTCAGCGCCTGCTCCAACTGCTGCTGGTTGCCAGCGAAGTAGGCTGAGATGGCGTTGTGGAAGAGCAGGAGCTGCTTGTGCATCACCTTCACCTGGGAGACACAGGAGAGCACAACGGTCAAAGGGGATCTCCTGGAAGccaaaggtgctgctgctgaccttgTTCTCCTCCAGGAACTTAAGCTTGATGGTGACGTCCGAGCGGAGCCGCTCGTACTTCTCCTTCTGGACTTGGTACTGCTGCTGAGCAGCATCCACGCGGGCCAGCGCCGCGGCGTCCCGCGGGCCCGCGCTCAGCTCCTCCAAGTCGGACCGATAGGCGTCAAACTCCAGTCTGCCCACAAAAGAGCTGAACCTGAACGCCCCTCGAGGACCACGTCACACTGCTCTGGTGTGCTAGGTGTCTCCAGCAGACCTGCTCTCGTGGTTGCGTGTCCTTACCTGGCGCTTTCGTACATCTTTATGGTCATCAGAGTGTCCTCCATGGTCTTGTTGACCAGCGTGTTGATGCTGGACACAAAGAAGTTAACGGCGCCCAGCAGCGTCTCGCCGTTCTTGcacagcagcttctgggtcTCTGCGTTGTAGCCAAATTCGTCCTACAACCCAAAAGGTGTAAATGAATGCTCCTGCGTCCCGGAGACAGGAACCCTCAGAACCCTCAGAACCCTCCGAACCCTCGGAACCCTCCGAACCCTCGGAACCCTCGGAACCCTCAGAACCCTCGAACGGGCCTCACCCGCAGCTCCGGGGACTTCTGGCTCAGGTCGGCGAAGGTGTCCCCCAGCGCGTGCTGCGTCTGCACCATGTTGTAGAAGTGGTTGGTCAGCGCCCTGGCCAGACGCAGCACGTTCTCATACTTCCCCCTGGTGTCTCTCAGCACCTCGATCTgggcctccagctccaggtccaCGGTCCGGGAGCCCCGACCGAAGCGCTCGGAGATCATCTGTTTTGTACACTACAGAGACACAAATGTGAGACAGCAGACGAGGTTCCTGTGGTCACGTTATGTTCCGAGCCTTTCAAAAGCCACCTTGTAGGTGTTGAGGCCCCACTTCTTCatgttctccagcttctccacagCGACGCCGCGGTTCTTCTCATCTGCCATCgatgcgctgctgctgctgctgtgcacgtTGGAGCCTGGGACCCAGAGCacaacacagtcacacacaggcaCCACAGGCAGAGGCGCGGGTCCAGAAAACCCTCCACCGCCCCACGGGCCTTCGCACCGCGCCCGCCAGCTGGTTCTGATCCGTGTCCATCACCATTAGGGCAACACAAGCGCAGGAGTGAGACAGAGCTCATAGAAGGAGAAGACGGAGATTTTTAGCCGACCAGAACTCGGCCCAGTTCCCTGCTGCCTAcacatgtgacctttgaccccagttCATCCCCAGTACCTGCGTATTCATTTGACTGGCTCGTTTTAtggcagaagaaagaggtgCTCGGGGGAACGCTACTCCTCCTGGCCATCATACGCagttctgtggggggggggggggttatattGGGGATCATAAATTAAATGGTTGGTGGGTTTTGGGGGTATTGAAATGAAAAAAGCCAGAAAAACGGATGAGAATAGAGGAGGAGCGTGGAGGGAAACAAGAatgaggggaggatggaggaggtggaggagagagagagatgaacatGTTAGGAAGCAGTCAGAGATGAGGATGACGACGATGAAGGCAGCTCGAACACACAGTAGAACAGGGTTCGCTAGCAAGAGCAACCGTCCACACAAAGCAACACCTAGAAGAAAGTGTTTGAGGAGCGGAGCAGGCGGAGCAGAGAGCGATGCTCCATCCTCCACGTGAGTCAGAACCAGAACAGAAGCCAAACTGGTTCCcatgagaggagcagaaccCTCCAAAatgggattagggttaggagccAACGGCCTGTTGAACTAGCTGACCTGGCTCAAGGGTCCTGTTACCTCTGCAGAAGGTTGGACCATTCGCAGCTACATCACATTTTGGAGTGATTCtcttattaataataataataataataacaataataatgggGAGCCACCTAATCCTGCAACTGGGGTCCATTTGGTAAAGTCTGCATTGTACTGCACAGCAGGGCCTGAGAACAGGAGACGCAGACAGGTTAGAgcagaaaggtgtgtgtgtgtgtgtgtgtgtgtgtgtgtgtgtgtgtgtgtgtgtgtgtgtgtgtgtgtgtgtgtgtgtgtgcgtgtgtgtgtgtgtgtgtgtgtgtgtgtgtgtgtgggaccctAACCAGACCCTCGTGgacacagagctgctgtgtgaGAGCGGGGGCAGACACAAGAGCATCAGCATGAGTCACCTTGGATGGAGCTGGTGGGGATGATGCCCTCCGCTGGTCCCCCATAACCCCCGGAGACAATGGAGGTCTCGTTCAGGTTGGGACCCGACACcatcacctgctgcaggtcctgtGAATGGTGGGACAGAAGAAGGCGGAGGGTAACTGGGGGTAACTGGGGGTAACCGGGGGTAACCAGGACTGTTAGCTGGGTTAGTGGGTGCACACCAGGCTGTCAATCATCAACCACCCAAAACAGGGTtggacagagaaaacaaagccaAATGACCCAATCTCCGCCCCCTAATGGGAGGGAGCCCGACCGAGAGCCGCCAGCTCTGGCAATGACTGGAAGGATctctgctggatctggatctacgctggatctggatctatgctggatctggatctctgctggatctggatctatgctggatctatgctggatctggatctggatctctgctggatctggatctctgctggatctggatctatgctggatctatgctggatctggatctatgctggatctggatctctGCTGGATCTACACTGGATCTGGATCtatgctggatctggatctatgctggatctggatctatgCTGGATCTACACTGGATCTGGATCTATGCTGGATCTACACTGGATCTGGATCTATGCTGGATCTGGATTTACACTGGATCTGGATCTATGCTGGATCTACACTGGATCTGGATCTATGCTGGATCTGGATTTACACTGGATCCGGATCtatgctggatctggatctatgCTGGATCTCTTCTGGATctctgctggatctggatctctgctggatctctgctggatctggatctatgctggatctggatctacgctggatctggatctatgCTGGATCTGGATTTACACTGGATCTGGATCTATGCTGGATCTACACTGGATCTGGATCTATGCTGGATCTGGATTTACACTGGATCTGGATCTATGCTGGATCTACACTGGATCTGGATCTATGCTGGATCTGGATTTACACTGGATCCGGATCtatgctggatctggatctatgCTGGATCTCTTCTGGATCtatgctggatctggatctatgCTGGATCTGGACCTATGCTGGATCCAGACCTACTCTGCTTCCCAAGTCTTGCCAGGCTGCAGGGAGCCCAGGGAGCCCAGGGAGCCCAGGGAGccggagcagctgctccagcagcagcctccgtCTCACCTGACGTTCCTGATGTTTACTCAGGTATCTCAGGTATCTTTACTCAGGTATCGGTGAGAAAACTGGAGACGGAAAAACTGGTTTGAACCGGAATGAAAAAGCAGCTTCACAGTTCCTGATCTTGCATGTGGAAGATCAAACGTTTACTCCCGATCCAGATTAGTGGACGGTAACCCGAAGCTTGGTGTGGGCTGAACCAGGACAAGGAAGTCCGAACATGACCCTGTGACCCCTGTGACCTTCACTTTCTGACCAAAAACATTTTTCCATTGGAGCAGAGGCacaattaacacacacacacacactctctctcacactctctctcgcactctctctcacacactctctcacactctctcacacactctctctacACTCTCTTcgcactctctctcacactctctctctccacacacacacacacacaacacacacacacaccacccacacacacaacacacacacaccaacacacacacacaccacaccacctgCACCACGGTGGTACAATCAGCTAATGACATGCAAATAATTAGTGAAATCAACGGTGTGAGGTGTCAGCGGAGAGGTTAAAGCTACGAGGTTTCTCCCTCAACCAGAAATTCTGCTACAAAACTACAATTAGGAGGAAACAAATGAGGGAGAACGACTCCCTGCTCAGTGGTTAGATATTAACCAGGGGTTTGATATTAACCAGGGGTTTGATATTAACCACTGagcagggaccccccccccccccccacacacacacacacacatggcctcaCCTGGCGCCTCTGGAGCTCCCTAACTTCTCATCTAAACTCCACTGCAGTTTTGCCGCCTGCacatggaggagatggagggtcGACACACACATGATCCACCACAAAGgggaaaagagacaaaagaaagaTGCATGACAGAAATCACAGGATGCAACTAAATCAGGACTCAGCAGAACTCAGCAGAACTCAGCAGAACTCAGCAGAGCTCAGCAGAGCTCAGCAGAACTCAGCAGAACTCAGCAGAACTCAGCAGAACTCAGCAGAACTCAGCAGCAGAACCAACCTTTGAGGAATGAAACGGGGAGAGATTATGTTTCAGGAGCTTTCACACATTCTCGTTACCGGGGCGGCAGCTCGTCAGTTTCATCTCGTCACTGTCATGCTAATTAATGAAGAAAGGCTCATCTGCTTAATTAAAATGAGCTACAGACACTGAATGACCCGTCTCAGTGGTCCGCTCCTCTACAGCTGCCCGATGTGGAACCTGGACGGAAACCTTTGGACCTATAATGACCTCTGATGAAGGTGGCGCCGTCGCCAGCCCGCCATCCCAGTCTGGAGGAGAACAGCCGCGCAGCAGCGGCCGCATCACAATGTTAATTACAGACCAAAAACGGCCCAAACGACTCTTCCTCTGTGGCGACGGCTCCACGTTATTTGACTGCAGATCATTGATTTGAGACGGCGCCCAAGGAAAAAGCACAATGCTGTCTATTTAATGGCagagttgccatggcaaccggtGGATATGCAGCCCTCCACGGCCCAGCTAAACAATGCGTACAGAGAAACAGGCGCGCCACGTTGCACTCTCGGTGGGACGTCTGACTTAATCTGTTGAGAGAGCAAATAAGGTGATTAAGGGGCGGCGCTCCGTCCAGGATCTGCTCCGCTCGGCCAACAAAGGTGTGTCCCGGGAAGCAGGAAAACGAGCagcctgctccacctcctctcctgctccgcCGGCTCTGGAATGGCTCCTGAATATGCAGCCCTGTTCTGAGCTAAACACGGAGACGTGAGCTGGATTTTCCTGCCACGCGCGGCAACATGAGCTGCAACAGGGAGAACTGGTTCCCAAGGAGACGGCTGGTTTCCACCAGCACCGTCTCGTTAGGACCGCGTTCCACAGTCGTGTCCACTGCTGGAGCCGCTCTGAGACTGCACGAGTGTTGCACGAGGACAGACAAAAGGCACAAATAGGGACTGAAGCCGGAGGCCGATAACTGGAGCTGTGTTTAGAGACGATAGTTCCCCTCGGACCTGACGgctgagcaggagcagagcacaCGCGTCTTATTGCTTCTCTCTTCTCATGTTCAGTGGGTAAAGAGCAGAAACCTGGAGGGTAAAGCCCCAGCTGGCCGCGGGGGCCCAGCCCACCTGTTCAAGGCCGTCGTCCTCTGCCATCGTCCTCGTGTCGCCGTTGCTGTTGATGGGAATCTCCATGGTTGCAGCTTTACTCATCATGTCCGTCATAACTCGGTCTGTCAgggaaggagagcgagagacgTGAGGAACGACAGGCACCAAATCACAGCTTCCTTCCAAAAACAAGCCCGCTTCCTGATTTTCAAAGGCACATTTTCAAAGGAATGAATTCACTGCGTGGTTCTGTGGGCGCTGCCACGCtccatgtgtgagtgtgtgagtgtgtgtgtgtgtgtgtgtgtgtgtggcttccACTTCTGACCTGTTAAAACAGAGTCGTAGCTGAGCTTAAGCCCGTTTACGACAGTGTTATTACAAGCTCATCCCACAGCAGGTTACAGACGTTTGAATTTACCCTGAAGCAGCCAAGATAGCTGTTCAAAGTGCACGGGTTGTCAGTTCTAATCCCTTTTAAAGGGCAGACCACGGAGCCTAAACGCTGGAAACCAGGAAACATGACAGAAACTAGAGCTTGTTAATGAGCACCAGGAAATAGTGACCCACCCTCCTGTCCAGCCTTTGGGAATAAATACAGGGGCCAACGAACAGAAAGGCAAATACCAGCCTGACAACAGCGTTTCAGTCTAAATTTATCACAATTCATGTAATTTGCTGAAACACACTGACCGCATATTCCAACAAGAAAACCCCTGAAGTTAGAAGCGCCTAGTTAGTTGTCCCATTCCTGGTTATTTCTCCTAACTTTGGGGCTATCTTTCATCACATGATGGTGGGAATAACAACAGGTGCACCAGCGCAGGTGCTCGGCTCCAGCAGGTGACTCAGGTACCATCTGCTTATTCAGAGGAGCTGGTCCCGTTTTCATTTGGTTGGACTTTAGCAGCTTTTAAATGCTCCACACGACAGGCCGGCGAGCAGCACATGAACCGGGACAGACGAGATGGACAGCAAAGATCGGGAAACACTTCCTGAACGCGAACGTTGGACTCACTCAGCGGGGAGAAGCGCAGCCGTTTGCTAACCCAGGCTAGCAGCGCGGCATCCCAGCTCGAACACTGCGGCGTCTCCGGGGGGGCGATGCCGGGCGGGGGGCGAAGATCGGCGCCTTTTTAACACATTACGATGACATGGTCGCGTAGACGTGCGCCGGGAGCGTGTTTTCCACAGGAGCCTCCGCTTATCTCCTTAGTGATGCAGCCGACTGAAAGGTTTCACGGAAATGACGACACCACGGAAGGCGTTTTGCACACGCGCTATAATCCAAAGATCGTTTATGGCAAGAAGGATGGAACATTGGAACAAAACATTTGCGACATggtgcaataaaaaaaatgaatgcgCTGTCATTTCCGTACTTATGCTATATGTACTGTACAAATATGTGATATATgtgttatttaaaaatgtggaaattATCTCTGTCCTTGTCCTATAGGCTAACCCGTGAAATGTAGCAGGAAATAGGAGTTGAGTGagcatctgtctttttttactGTTGCTCTTACGGATTTGGGTCCATTCAGTAGGTGAACGTTAGTTTTGCGGTGTTTTGGTTAAGTTAGTTAGTTTTATTAGTTAGCCTAATTTATCCAGTATTTTTATAATGATTATGACGATTAGGATGTTGATTATGAGGATTAGCCAAATTATAGAAACTCCAGTGAGCAAACCACGCCCCCCTGTGGTTTAAATTGGGAATTGCACAGTTTTTCATGGAGACCCTCGTAGCCGAAATCATGTTGACTGAAGATAAATTAGTTAACTAAACTAACAAGCCACACAAAAAGGTgtcatgcttgtgtgtgtgtgtgtgtgtgtgtgtgtgtgtgtgtgtgtgtgtgtgtgtgtgtgtgtgtgtgagagagagagactttatACACTCTATAAAGGAAGATGATGACGTATTTTCCCCGCTGCGTGATATTGGAGTTAAACTTTAACTTACTAAACTTACTAACTAACTAAACTTAAAAATATTACactaaaaaaaggatttttaaatttcaaaaggTAAATCCTAATTCTAACGAGAAAGATGAATTAATGCAGTCATCTAAGACAtctaaattaaaaatatttattaaagtTCTTCATACTAAACATCACTGCAAGTTGATTTAGTGTCTAGGATTTCAAGATAAACCCTCCACGACCACGGTATGAGGAAACAGGTCGTAATTTACGACACACTTAGTTGCCTTGGTACTGGGGAAGATTTATCCTCCATTGCTCTACAGCGCAGCCAACAGCTACACGTTCTGCTGCAAACATCAGAGCCAGTGATGACAAGAACACAGTAAACTGTTTCTGAACATCAGACCTTGTGTTGCCTTCTAGCAGGAAGGGACCTCTCTGGAAGTCCTGCAAGCCCCGTgggctcagggttagggttagaagctCAAACGGCTCCTGCAGTCCATCAGAGTCCAAGAAAGGAGGTTTTCTTAATGGACACTCTGGATCTTGAAGAGCCCCTCGTTCTGTTGGGGGGGTGATGCCACGTAGGGAGCGAAGAAAGCCTTTTTGGATACAACACGAgttttccagctgtgtttttAACACCACTCAGCCTTTCCCTGTGAACAAAGTGTgatgtttaatacatttgttCCAGTCTTTTTCCCCCTAAACTAACAGCAGCAATGTTTGTGAGCACGTTTACAACACGAGCAGCACATTTGTGCTCGCTTGCCACATAAGCTAGCCCGAAAAGTGTCCCACATGTTACGAAAGCAGCTGCATTTTCATTGGATTTAAAACCGGGATTTCGGACTGTCCCGTCGACCTTTTGCAGTCTTTGACCAACGGTTCCACGACCCAACCTTCAAACCGAGAACCCTAACGCACAGCTGGTTTATCCGTGGAGACTCACGTGTGTTCTGCTGAGGAGGCCTCGGTTTCAGCAGAGCCTGCACGCACGCTGTGACCAGGGATTACTCAGAGAGGTTAAACTGTTCCGTGCAATGGAAAGTGTAAAGCTAGCAGAAGCACAGATGATCTCTCTCTGTTAAAGTGCTGGGCTGTAAAAAGTGGTAGAGGAAGTCTTTGATGGGAGTTAGTCAGTGACCACAGGGAGCGCCAGTTTTGCCAAACTTACGGGAATCGGGGGAAGTTATTTCTTACTCTGTGATTAGTTCTCAGACTCACCTGCTGATTCATGATGAGCTCGCATGCAGATTTAATCAAAAACTTAAACATCAGAACCACCTTTGTTCACCCGGATCCGGCCGTCTCCCAGTTGCTATTCCCAGCATGGCCTCGTGGGGGCACTAAATCCCAAATCTACCGCCACGGAACTGCAACCTTTGACGTCCAAACCGATGCAAACTAACAATTTGATTAATCTCTCATCTCCAAACAGATCTGTTTCAAGAGCTGATAAAGCAAAGCAGATTGGATATCGTGTTGTCAGGGGAAAATGCTGCGGTCGCAGCAGGATGATGAGTGCGGCAGCTTTGCACAATCGTCTTCCCGATGGTTTGGAAGCATCTGCTGACCTCGCACgcggctccagcagctgatGGGAAACAGGACACTTGGGGAACATGCCAATCACCACCAGCCCCAGCTCAGATCTTCTGAGGCTTCACCACTGCTCATGCTGGCTCAGCAGCTAATCTAAAAGACCACAAATAATCCCGTCTGCTAactagaccccccccccccccccccccccccatacacgtGCTCAGCAAACATGTCAGCTTTCAGACCCCAcagcttttccttttgtg is a window of Takifugu flavidus isolate HTHZ2018 chromosome 14, ASM371156v2, whole genome shotgun sequence DNA encoding:
- the arfip2b gene encoding arfaptin-2b isoform X3 is translated as MTDMMSKAATMEIPINSNGDTRTMAEDDGLEQAAKLQWSLDEKLGSSRGARDLQQVMVSGPNLNETSIVSGGYGGPAEGIIPTSSIQGSNVHSSSSSASMADEKNRGVAVEKLENMKKWGLNTYKCTKQMISERFGRGSRTVDLELEAQIEVLRDTRGKYENVLRLARALTNHFYNMVQTQHALGDTFADLSQKSPELRDEFGYNAETQKLLCKNGETLLGAVNFFVSSINTLVNKTMEDTLMTIKMYESARLEFDAYRSDLEELSAGPRDAAALARVDAAQQQYQVQKEKYERLRSDVTIKLKFLEENKVKVMHKQLLLFHNAISAYFAGNQQQLEQALKQFNVKLRPPGADKPSWLEEQ
- the arfip2b gene encoding arfaptin-2b isoform X10, yielding MVSGPNLNETSIVSGGYGGPAEGIIPTSSIQGPAVQYNADFTKWTPVAGLGSSSSASMADEKNRGVAVEKLENMKKWGLNTYKCTKQMISERFGRGSRTVDLELEAQIEVLRDTRGKYENVLRLARALTNHFYNMVQTQHALGDTFADLSQKSPELRDEFGYNAETQKLLCKNGETLLGAVNFFVSSINTLVNKTMEDTLMTIKMYESARLEFDAYRSDLEELSAGPRDAAALARVDAAQQQYQVQKEKYERLRSDVTIKLKFLEENKVKVMHKQLLLFHNAISAYFAGNQQQLEQALKQFNVKLRPPGADKPSWLEEQ
- the arfip2b gene encoding arfaptin-2b isoform X6, with the protein product MTDMMSKAATMEIPINSNGDTRTMAEDDGLEQDLQQVMVSGPNLNETSIVSGGYGGPAEGIIPTSSIQGPAVQYNADFTKWTPVAGLGSSSSASMADEKNRGVAVEKLENMKKWGLNTYKCTKQMISERFGRGSRTVDLELEAQIEVLRDTRGKYENVLRLARALTNHFYNMVQTQHALGDTFADLSQKSPELRDEFGYNAETQKLLCKNGETLLGAVNFFVSSINTLVNKTMEDTLMTIKMYESARLEFDAYRSDLEELSAGPRDAAALARVDAAQQQYQVQKEKYERLRSDVTIKLKFLEENKVKVMHKQLLLFHNAISAYFAGNQQQLEQALKQFNVKLRPPGADKPSWLEEQ
- the arfip2b gene encoding arfaptin-2b isoform X4, encoding MTDMMSKAATMEIPINSNGDTRTMAEDDGLEQDLQQVMVSGPNLNETSIVSGGYGGPAEGIIPTSSIQGPAVQYNADFTKWTPVAGLGSNVHSSSSSASMADEKNRGVAVEKLENMKKWGLNTYKCTKQMISERFGRGSRTVDLELEAQIEVLRDTRGKYENVLRLARALTNHFYNMVQTQHALGDTFADLSQKSPELRDEFGYNAETQKLLCKNGETLLGAVNFFVSSINTLVNKTMEDTLMTIKMYESARLEFDAYRSDLEELSAGPRDAAALARVDAAQQQYQVQKEKYERLRSDVTIKLKFLEENKVKVMHKQLLLFHNAISAYFAGNQQQLEQALKQFNVKLRPPGADKPSWLEEQ
- the arfip2b gene encoding arfaptin-2b isoform X7, which encodes MTDMMSKAATMEIPINSNGDTRTMAEDDGLEQDLQQVMVSGPNLNETSIVSGGYGGPAEGIIPTSSIQGSNVHSSSSSASMADEKNRGVAVEKLENMKKWGLNTYKCTKQMISERFGRGSRTVDLELEAQIEVLRDTRGKYENVLRLARALTNHFYNMVQTQHALGDTFADLSQKSPELRDEFGYNAETQKLLCKNGETLLGAVNFFVSSINTLVNKTMEDTLMTIKMYESARLEFDAYRSDLEELSAGPRDAAALARVDAAQQQYQVQKEKYERLRSDVTIKLKFLEENKVKVMHKQLLLFHNAISAYFAGNQQQLEQALKQFNVKLRPPGADKPSWLEEQ
- the arfip2b gene encoding arfaptin-2b isoform X8 — protein: MTDMMSKAATMEIPINSNGDTRTMAEDDGLEQDLQQVMVSGPNLNETSIVSGGYGGPAEGIIPTSSIQGSSSSASMADEKNRGVAVEKLENMKKWGLNTYKCTKQMISERFGRGSRTVDLELEAQIEVLRDTRGKYENVLRLARALTNHFYNMVQTQHALGDTFADLSQKSPELRDEFGYNAETQKLLCKNGETLLGAVNFFVSSINTLVNKTMEDTLMTIKMYESARLEFDAYRSDLEELSAGPRDAAALARVDAAQQQYQVQKEKYERLRSDVTIKLKFLEENKVKVMHKQLLLFHNAISAYFAGNQQQLEQALKQFNVKLRPPGADKPSWLEEQ
- the arfip2b gene encoding arfaptin-2b isoform X11, producing the protein MVSGPNLNETSIVSGGYGGPAEGIIPTSSIQGSNVHSSSSSASMADEKNRGVAVEKLENMKKWGLNTYKCTKQMISERFGRGSRTVDLELEAQIEVLRDTRGKYENVLRLARALTNHFYNMVQTQHALGDTFADLSQKSPELRDEFGYNAETQKLLCKNGETLLGAVNFFVSSINTLVNKTMEDTLMTIKMYESARLEFDAYRSDLEELSAGPRDAAALARVDAAQQQYQVQKEKYERLRSDVTIKLKFLEENKVKVMHKQLLLFHNAISAYFAGNQQQLEQALKQFNVKLRPPGADKPSWLEEQ
- the arfip2b gene encoding arfaptin-2b isoform X2; the encoded protein is MTDMMSKAATMEIPINSNGDTRTMAEDDGLEQAAKLQWSLDEKLGSSRGARDLQQVMVSGPNLNETSIVSGGYGGPAEGIIPTSSIQGPAVQYNADFTKWTPVAGLGSSSSASMADEKNRGVAVEKLENMKKWGLNTYKCTKQMISERFGRGSRTVDLELEAQIEVLRDTRGKYENVLRLARALTNHFYNMVQTQHALGDTFADLSQKSPELRDEFGYNAETQKLLCKNGETLLGAVNFFVSSINTLVNKTMEDTLMTIKMYESARLEFDAYRSDLEELSAGPRDAAALARVDAAQQQYQVQKEKYERLRSDVTIKLKFLEENKVKVMHKQLLLFHNAISAYFAGNQQQLEQALKQFNVKLRPPGADKPSWLEEQ
- the arfip2b gene encoding arfaptin-2b isoform X9, translating into MVSGPNLNETSIVSGGYGGPAEGIIPTSSIQGPAVQYNADFTKWTPVAGLGSNVHSSSSSASMADEKNRGVAVEKLENMKKWGLNTYKCTKQMISERFGRGSRTVDLELEAQIEVLRDTRGKYENVLRLARALTNHFYNMVQTQHALGDTFADLSQKSPELRDEFGYNAETQKLLCKNGETLLGAVNFFVSSINTLVNKTMEDTLMTIKMYESARLEFDAYRSDLEELSAGPRDAAALARVDAAQQQYQVQKEKYERLRSDVTIKLKFLEENKVKVMHKQLLLFHNAISAYFAGNQQQLEQALKQFNVKLRPPGADKPSWLEEQ
- the arfip2b gene encoding arfaptin-2b isoform X5 — its product is MTDMMSKAATMEIPINSNGDTRTMAEDDGLEQAAKLQWSLDEKLGSSRGARDLQQVMVSGPNLNETSIVSGGYGGPAEGIIPTSSIQGSSSSASMADEKNRGVAVEKLENMKKWGLNTYKCTKQMISERFGRGSRTVDLELEAQIEVLRDTRGKYENVLRLARALTNHFYNMVQTQHALGDTFADLSQKSPELRDEFGYNAETQKLLCKNGETLLGAVNFFVSSINTLVNKTMEDTLMTIKMYESARLEFDAYRSDLEELSAGPRDAAALARVDAAQQQYQVQKEKYERLRSDVTIKLKFLEENKVKVMHKQLLLFHNAISAYFAGNQQQLEQALKQFNVKLRPPGADKPSWLEEQ
- the arfip2b gene encoding arfaptin-2b isoform X1 codes for the protein MTDMMSKAATMEIPINSNGDTRTMAEDDGLEQAAKLQWSLDEKLGSSRGARDLQQVMVSGPNLNETSIVSGGYGGPAEGIIPTSSIQGPAVQYNADFTKWTPVAGLGSNVHSSSSSASMADEKNRGVAVEKLENMKKWGLNTYKCTKQMISERFGRGSRTVDLELEAQIEVLRDTRGKYENVLRLARALTNHFYNMVQTQHALGDTFADLSQKSPELRDEFGYNAETQKLLCKNGETLLGAVNFFVSSINTLVNKTMEDTLMTIKMYESARLEFDAYRSDLEELSAGPRDAAALARVDAAQQQYQVQKEKYERLRSDVTIKLKFLEENKVKVMHKQLLLFHNAISAYFAGNQQQLEQALKQFNVKLRPPGADKPSWLEEQ